A genomic window from Rhodococcus sp. KBS0724 includes:
- a CDS encoding putative transporter small subunit, translating to MSTALLTIYVLIWPALVLVVLGVISKGFFKDWAEARRSGEDLV from the coding sequence ATGAGCACAGCTCTACTGACCATTTACGTTCTGATCTGGCCGGCGTTGGTCCTGGTTGTCTTGGGAGTCATCAGCAAGGGATTCTTCAAGGATTGGGCGGAGGCTCGCCGCAGCGGTGAAGATCTGGTGTAA
- a CDS encoding 2,3-butanediol dehydrogenase, whose translation MKAARFHGQKDIRIEDIPEPEVRPGTVKLKVAWCGICGTDLHEYLEGPIFISAPGHPHPLSHENAPVTMGHEFSGTVEEVGEGVTDVEVGENVVVEPYFVCNECAPCKAGNYHLCTQMGFIGLAGGGGGLSEKVVVDRRWIHKIGNIPLDEAALIEPLSVAHHAVVRSGAQSGDIAIVGGAGPIGLLVAAVLKGLGVTTIVTELSGARKEKALSSGVADFVIDPSSEDVKARVLEISDGIGADLGFECAGVNAVLDTMLDTVRPAGVVVNVSIWGKPATIDMQKLVLKEIDLRGTIAYVRDHEAVIKMVQDGVVDLAPFITGRIQLEELITEGFTTLIEHNDTAVKILVRS comes from the coding sequence ATGAAGGCAGCACGGTTCCACGGTCAGAAAGACATCCGAATCGAAGACATTCCCGAGCCCGAGGTGCGGCCCGGTACCGTCAAATTGAAGGTCGCGTGGTGCGGAATTTGTGGCACCGATCTCCATGAGTACCTCGAAGGCCCCATCTTCATCTCGGCGCCCGGTCACCCGCACCCCCTCTCTCATGAGAACGCGCCTGTCACGATGGGGCACGAATTTTCGGGCACAGTCGAAGAAGTCGGCGAAGGCGTGACCGACGTCGAGGTAGGCGAAAACGTCGTCGTCGAGCCGTATTTCGTCTGCAACGAATGTGCGCCGTGTAAGGCCGGGAACTACCACCTCTGTACTCAGATGGGGTTCATCGGATTGGCCGGCGGCGGTGGCGGGCTCAGCGAAAAGGTTGTGGTTGACCGTCGTTGGATTCACAAAATCGGAAACATCCCGCTGGACGAAGCTGCGCTGATCGAACCGTTGAGCGTTGCCCATCATGCCGTAGTTCGTAGCGGCGCCCAAAGTGGCGACATCGCGATTGTCGGAGGTGCCGGACCTATCGGACTGCTTGTAGCCGCAGTACTCAAGGGCCTTGGCGTAACCACGATCGTCACGGAACTCAGCGGTGCCCGCAAGGAAAAAGCACTGTCCAGCGGTGTCGCCGACTTTGTCATCGATCCGAGCTCCGAAGACGTGAAGGCGCGCGTTCTCGAGATCAGCGACGGCATCGGTGCGGATCTCGGATTCGAGTGTGCCGGGGTCAACGCGGTGCTCGACACTATGCTCGACACCGTTCGACCCGCGGGAGTGGTTGTCAACGTGTCAATTTGGGGCAAGCCGGCGACCATCGACATGCAGAAGCTGGTCCTCAAAGAAATCGATCTACGCGGAACAATCGCGTACGTGCGTGATCATGAAGCCGTCATCAAAATGGTTCAGGACGGAGTTGTCGATCTGGCGCCGTTCATCACCGGACGCATTCAACTCGAAGAGTTGATTACCGAAGGCTTCACGACCTTGATCGAACACAACGACACAGCGGTCAAGATTCTAGTTCGTTCATAA
- a CDS encoding plasmid pRiA4b ORF-3 family protein, with amino-acid sequence MFASARDERDLTAAERCSSSPGKSDSVVAVSISACRWEDRVSTIGEAVIKVGECVRYEYNVRARWSHTLVLEEIVEDQTTEAPSCLSGESALFS; translated from the coding sequence ATGTTCGCGTCGGCTCGTGATGAGCGGGACCTAACTGCCGCAGAGCGATGTAGCTCGAGTCCCGGAAAATCCGACAGCGTTGTGGCAGTGAGTATCTCGGCCTGTCGGTGGGAAGATCGAGTCTCCACAATCGGCGAGGCAGTTATAAAGGTTGGGGAGTGCGTCCGATACGAGTACAACGTCCGCGCCCGGTGGAGCCACACGTTGGTCCTCGAGGAGATTGTCGAAGACCAGACGACTGAGGCGCCGTCCTGTCTCAGCGGCGAGAGCGCTTTGTTCTCATAG
- a CDS encoding sodium:solute symporter family protein, which translates to MVQFSTLVIVSLLVAFYGGTFLISLRIGKKQENADGFMTAGNKLGFGVSAASMTATWIWASSMYASATSGYTYGISGPIHYGLWGALMILFIYPFGQRIRKVAPKAHTLAEVMYARHGRSSQLMLAGSNIVGSLISLMSNFLAGGLLIALLSPFNFIQGVFIVALGVLLYTLWSGFRASVLTDFVQLIGMLGAVAVLVPFIFFAAGFPAAFESGAGNLTAEQSNFFSSVAFFEQGAPYIAAVLAYAIGNQTIAQRLFAVREDLIKPTFITATVGYGATVIGVGMLGVLALYLGIEPMDGDVNNLIPQMAASYLPGILLAVFFVMIVGALSSTADSDLAALSSIVMTDVYGQAVAGKANANPRRMLLIGRVTMIVATAAAISLASLQLSILDLLVFVGALWGALVFPVIASFYWGKVTNKAFTVSVLVALAAFLPVRFSWVPMDGMFGILSDIVSVIGIGVVLGLMAFGFFGLKVAQIVGGLAIVLSAPFAIGFLHDYPTLSGSLVAYAVSTVVCFAMSVNQRETFDFELIKQRTGDFDDDELPHDDASALGATGK; encoded by the coding sequence ATGGTCCAGTTCAGTACATTGGTAATTGTTTCACTGCTTGTTGCTTTTTATGGTGGAACTTTTCTGATTTCTCTTCGTATCGGTAAGAAGCAGGAAAATGCCGACGGTTTTATGACTGCCGGAAATAAATTAGGATTTGGTGTTTCGGCTGCGAGTATGACGGCCACCTGGATTTGGGCGTCGTCGATGTATGCGTCCGCCACTTCCGGCTACACCTACGGAATCTCCGGCCCTATCCACTACGGTTTGTGGGGCGCGTTGATGATTCTCTTCATTTATCCGTTTGGCCAGCGAATTCGCAAAGTGGCGCCGAAAGCCCACACGCTGGCCGAGGTCATGTACGCCCGGCATGGACGCTCGAGTCAGCTGATGCTCGCGGGCTCCAATATCGTCGGCAGTCTCATCAGTTTGATGTCGAACTTCCTCGCTGGTGGTCTGCTGATCGCGCTGCTTTCCCCGTTCAATTTCATTCAGGGTGTCTTCATCGTTGCGCTGGGCGTTTTGCTGTACACGCTGTGGTCGGGTTTCCGCGCTTCGGTGTTGACCGACTTTGTGCAGTTGATCGGAATGCTTGGTGCGGTAGCGGTTTTGGTGCCGTTCATCTTCTTTGCCGCAGGGTTCCCCGCGGCCTTCGAATCCGGTGCAGGCAACCTCACAGCGGAGCAGAGCAACTTCTTCTCGAGTGTTGCCTTCTTCGAACAGGGCGCGCCGTACATCGCGGCCGTTCTCGCTTACGCGATTGGCAACCAGACCATCGCTCAACGTCTGTTCGCGGTTCGCGAAGACCTGATCAAGCCCACCTTCATCACCGCCACCGTGGGATATGGCGCAACGGTCATCGGTGTCGGAATGCTGGGCGTTCTCGCGCTGTACCTCGGAATCGAGCCGATGGATGGCGACGTCAACAACCTGATTCCGCAGATGGCCGCGTCGTACCTGCCGGGGATTTTGCTGGCTGTCTTCTTCGTCATGATCGTCGGCGCGTTATCGTCGACCGCGGACTCGGATCTTGCGGCACTCTCATCGATCGTGATGACCGATGTTTACGGTCAGGCGGTCGCCGGCAAGGCTAATGCCAACCCACGGCGGATGCTGCTCATCGGCCGTGTGACGATGATCGTTGCGACGGCCGCGGCTATCTCCTTGGCAAGTCTGCAATTGAGCATTCTGGATCTGCTGGTGTTCGTCGGCGCGCTGTGGGGCGCTTTGGTGTTCCCGGTTATCGCGAGCTTCTATTGGGGGAAGGTCACCAATAAGGCGTTCACGGTGTCGGTGCTCGTTGCTCTTGCCGCGTTCCTGCCTGTCCGATTCAGTTGGGTGCCGATGGACGGGATGTTCGGGATTCTCTCCGACATCGTTTCCGTGATCGGCATCGGAGTGGTTCTGGGGCTCATGGCCTTTGGATTCTTCGGGCTCAAGGTTGCGCAGATTGTCGGCGGCCTGGCGATAGTGCTGTCCGCGCCGTTTGCGATCGGGTTCTTGCACGACTACCCAACGCTCAGTGGATCTTTGGTGGCTTATGCCGTGAGTACCGTCGTGTGCTTTGCGATGTCTGTCAATCAGCGCGAGACGTTCGACTTCGAACTGATCAAACAACGGACAGGGGACTTCGACGACGACGAGTTGCCGCACGACGACGCTTCTGCGCTGGGCGCGACCGGAAAGTAA
- a CDS encoding helix-turn-helix domain-containing protein: MSQPRRSSPTRSSPMPETARIGDLFAERRVQLRLTQQTLANLAGVSRSSVQALEYGTGSVKLASIVEIADALGLRLQPITIAEVESPR, encoded by the coding sequence ATGAGTCAGCCACGTCGAAGTTCACCGACGCGCAGCAGTCCTATGCCTGAAACTGCACGCATCGGTGACCTGTTTGCCGAACGCAGGGTCCAACTCCGACTCACCCAGCAAACACTCGCCAACCTAGCCGGGGTGTCCCGATCCAGCGTTCAAGCACTCGAATATGGCACCGGATCCGTGAAGTTGGCATCAATCGTCGAAATTGCCGACGCCCTCGGACTTCGCCTGCAGCCAATCACGATCGCCGAAGTTGAGTCGCCTCGATGA
- a CDS encoding MarR family winged helix-turn-helix transcriptional regulator, with protein MSLTGPPAVHDELVHLTRQLMTGDRQSDDQPSIAQHSFLSFIGRHDGCRATEISDVFGVNRSTISRQVRGCIDAGWVYADPGPVRLGNPLHLTDEGRKYLDAADARRLDQVVSRLHDWSESEIEEFARALHRFRISTESQTDGDDTL; from the coding sequence ATGTCGCTCACCGGTCCACCAGCCGTCCATGACGAGCTGGTGCACTTGACGCGGCAGCTGATGACAGGCGATCGCCAATCCGACGATCAGCCGTCCATCGCGCAGCATTCGTTCCTCTCTTTCATCGGCCGCCACGACGGCTGCCGGGCTACGGAGATCTCCGACGTCTTCGGCGTCAACCGCTCGACTATCTCGCGCCAAGTGCGCGGATGCATCGACGCAGGCTGGGTGTATGCCGATCCGGGACCCGTTCGCCTGGGTAATCCGCTCCACCTCACTGACGAGGGTCGCAAATACCTCGACGCCGCCGACGCGCGTCGACTCGACCAAGTTGTCAGCAGGCTGCACGATTGGAGTGAGTCCGAGATCGAGGAATTCGCCCGTGCACTTCACCGCTTCAGAATCAGCACAGAATCGCAGACCGACGGAGATGACACCCTGTGA
- a CDS encoding T3SS (YopN, CesT) and YbjN peptide-binding chaperone 1: protein MSDHDTTADQPLHINGAIALVTDERDELVRLCTQTLAELLGSEPDTDDDGDIVVPVHGFVVYVTVADDGPQINVWSSVLTGLGNPAHAATQLIELAQEWPRLRFAFSGDHLLVSTMLDADPFAPQHLLNLVDEVHAFTHELDDDFAESFGGTLDCDEDDDSYAGECNTGGCGDDCDCDCGDDAAESEIDIKAVASTPSK, encoded by the coding sequence ATGAGCGACCACGACACGACCGCCGACCAGCCCCTCCACATCAACGGCGCCATTGCCCTGGTGACGGACGAGCGCGACGAATTGGTTCGCCTGTGCACTCAGACTCTCGCTGAACTTCTCGGCAGCGAGCCTGACACCGATGACGACGGCGATATTGTCGTGCCCGTTCACGGGTTTGTAGTCTACGTGACGGTCGCGGATGACGGCCCGCAGATCAACGTCTGGTCGTCGGTTCTCACCGGCCTCGGCAATCCTGCCCATGCCGCAACGCAGCTGATCGAACTCGCGCAGGAATGGCCGCGCCTGCGCTTCGCCTTCAGCGGCGACCACCTGCTGGTCTCGACAATGCTTGATGCGGACCCCTTCGCTCCGCAGCATCTCCTCAACCTGGTTGACGAGGTGCACGCCTTTACTCACGAACTCGACGACGATTTTGCTGAGTCCTTCGGCGGCACTCTCGACTGCGATGAGGACGACGACAGCTACGCCGGCGAATGCAACACCGGCGGCTGCGGCGACGATTGTGACTGTGATTGCGGCGATGACGCAGCCGAGAGCGAGATCGATATCAAAGCAGTCGCGTCGACGCCCAGCAAGTAG
- a CDS encoding HNH endonuclease: MTDIVSIAHGAEDFDTRLRREAMQFLTVRTNDGLDSISKQELLDFTIDGEMFRLMDPQRGIRKPRQLSSALSISTVYRREGADRPYEDAVGADGFLRYKWSGVDPDHQDNRGLRAAMEQKVPLIWFFGVGPGQFQPVFPVYLVGEEVGLHQFVVATEFARDLHVTDSPIESHLRRYLIAETKRRLHQPVFRATVMRAYETRCAVCSLGHSSLLDAAHIVPDSDEAGVASVRNGLAMCKIHHAAFDVNILGISPDLVVEIRQDLLEEIDGPMLEHGLKERHGQKLMVIPAIRSERPDPELLALSYKKFQSAG, translated from the coding sequence GTGACTGACATTGTGAGCATCGCGCACGGCGCTGAGGATTTCGATACGCGACTGCGACGCGAAGCAATGCAGTTTCTTACGGTGCGAACCAACGACGGTCTCGACTCGATCAGTAAGCAAGAGTTGCTCGATTTCACCATTGACGGCGAAATGTTCAGACTGATGGATCCCCAACGGGGTATCCGCAAGCCACGCCAACTATCGTCAGCTCTTTCGATCAGCACGGTCTATCGCCGTGAAGGCGCTGACCGACCATACGAGGATGCGGTCGGAGCCGACGGATTTCTTCGGTACAAGTGGAGCGGTGTGGACCCGGATCACCAGGACAACCGCGGGCTGCGGGCTGCGATGGAGCAGAAAGTGCCGTTGATCTGGTTCTTCGGCGTGGGACCTGGGCAGTTTCAGCCGGTTTTTCCCGTCTACCTCGTTGGCGAAGAGGTGGGACTCCATCAGTTTGTCGTTGCCACTGAATTTGCTCGTGATCTCCACGTGACGGATTCTCCGATCGAATCTCATCTTCGCCGTTACCTGATCGCAGAAACTAAGCGCCGACTCCACCAGCCGGTATTCCGAGCGACAGTGATGAGGGCCTACGAAACGCGTTGCGCTGTCTGCTCTTTAGGTCACAGCTCATTGCTTGACGCGGCACATATTGTGCCCGATTCCGATGAGGCTGGAGTCGCTTCGGTACGAAATGGGTTGGCAATGTGCAAGATTCACCATGCTGCATTTGATGTGAATATTCTGGGTATCAGTCCAGATCTTGTCGTTGAGATCAGACAGGATCTTCTCGAAGAGATCGATGGTCCGATGTTGGAGCACGGGCTGAAGGAGCGGCACGGTCAGAAGCTGATGGTGATTCCAGCCATAAGATCTGAGCGTCCCGACCCGGAGTTGCTTGCATTGAGCTACAAGAAGTTTCAGTCCGCTGGCTGA
- a CDS encoding helix-turn-helix domain-containing protein, whose protein sequence is MSIDHVISAVGSTDAAKIKTALSALAQTSTSTTTLVIDGVKIDVPPSVGDAVVALLTYLANGDSVALGAVAELLTTSQAAEILGVSDTYVRKLADAGKLPIELRGTHRRFRLDDVMAYREQFPKRA, encoded by the coding sequence ATGAGCATTGACCACGTAATTTCAGCGGTCGGTAGCACCGACGCGGCAAAGATCAAGACCGCACTGTCCGCGCTCGCTCAAACCTCAACCAGCACGACGACGCTCGTGATCGACGGCGTGAAAATAGACGTCCCACCTTCAGTGGGCGATGCCGTCGTGGCGCTGCTGACTTACCTCGCCAACGGTGACAGCGTTGCGCTCGGCGCCGTGGCCGAACTGCTCACAACGTCGCAGGCCGCCGAAATTCTCGGCGTCTCCGACACGTATGTCCGCAAGCTTGCCGACGCCGGCAAGCTTCCGATCGAGCTACGCGGAACCCACCGCCGATTCCGGCTCGACGACGTCATGGCCTACCGCGAGCAATTCCCCAAGCGCGCCTAG
- a CDS encoding long-chain fatty acid--CoA ligase, translated as MSEYSAKAQFTISDNESVVHTVFTHAERTPNLTVFSRPMGDGWVDVSAKEFAEQVMGVANGLIAAGVQPGDRVALLSATRYEWTLFDFAIWAAGAATVPIYDSSSKGQVAWILEDSESVMAIVETGTHEQLFQDAPPSLRAVMQIDAGAVAELTKQGIDVDETELKKRLDGIRADDLASLVYTSGTTGRPKGCILTHRNFLSEVRGILTASIGKVAVPGNRVLTFLPLAHVLARAVSLATFEAGAAQAHWSDFSNITTQFERYKPNTILGVPRVFEKVRDGAARKAESGGKIPGAIFAFAEATAKEYSQSLDQGGPSLVLKAKHAVADKLVYSKLRAALGGECWFAISGGGALTPELGHFFRGLGVPIYEGYGLTETTAAHCVNIPGAQKIGTVGQPMGGNGVRIAEDGEIELNGGVVFKGYWKNEKATEESFDNGWLRTGDLGELDSDGYLSITGRKKDLLVTAGGKNVSPGPMEDRIRSHSIISQAVVVGDGKSYVTALLTVDPEVFEKWKADNGKPAEATVAELRDDKDLRAEVQKAIDDANSAVSHAESIKKFVILDRDLTEEDGEMTATLKIKRNVVVDRFSKEIEGMYTKS; from the coding sequence GTGAGTGAGTACAGCGCCAAAGCCCAGTTCACCATCTCCGACAACGAGTCGGTGGTGCACACCGTCTTCACTCACGCCGAGCGCACCCCGAACCTCACGGTGTTCTCGAGGCCGATGGGCGACGGGTGGGTCGACGTATCGGCGAAGGAATTTGCCGAGCAGGTCATGGGCGTGGCAAACGGGTTGATTGCCGCCGGTGTCCAGCCAGGCGATCGCGTCGCACTTCTGTCTGCCACCCGCTACGAGTGGACGCTGTTCGACTTCGCCATCTGGGCGGCCGGCGCTGCCACGGTTCCGATCTACGACTCGTCATCGAAGGGCCAGGTTGCCTGGATCCTCGAGGATTCCGAATCTGTCATGGCCATCGTGGAGACGGGGACGCACGAGCAGCTGTTCCAGGATGCGCCGCCTAGCCTCCGCGCTGTCATGCAGATTGACGCCGGCGCAGTTGCGGAGCTGACAAAGCAGGGCATCGACGTCGATGAAACCGAGCTGAAGAAGCGGCTCGACGGTATTCGCGCCGACGACCTTGCCTCCCTTGTCTACACATCCGGTACGACGGGACGGCCGAAGGGCTGCATCCTCACTCATCGGAATTTCTTGTCCGAGGTGCGGGGCATTCTCACTGCGTCGATCGGTAAGGTCGCGGTTCCGGGAAACCGGGTTCTGACCTTCCTTCCCCTCGCCCATGTACTTGCTCGTGCAGTGTCCTTGGCTACGTTCGAAGCTGGTGCTGCGCAGGCGCACTGGTCTGATTTCTCAAACATCACAACTCAATTCGAGCGCTACAAGCCCAATACGATCCTCGGCGTCCCGCGGGTCTTCGAGAAGGTTCGCGACGGAGCCGCGCGGAAGGCGGAGTCCGGCGGCAAGATTCCCGGCGCCATCTTTGCCTTCGCAGAAGCAACGGCCAAGGAGTACAGCCAGTCCCTCGACCAGGGCGGCCCGTCCCTGGTGCTCAAGGCGAAGCATGCCGTCGCCGACAAGCTTGTGTACTCGAAGCTGCGCGCAGCGCTTGGCGGAGAATGCTGGTTCGCCATTTCCGGCGGCGGAGCACTCACACCGGAACTCGGCCACTTCTTCCGTGGTCTCGGCGTTCCGATCTACGAAGGCTACGGACTCACCGAAACCACCGCAGCGCACTGCGTCAACATTCCCGGGGCTCAGAAGATCGGAACCGTCGGACAGCCAATGGGCGGCAACGGCGTTCGTATCGCGGAAGACGGCGAGATCGAACTCAACGGGGGAGTGGTCTTCAAGGGTTACTGGAAGAATGAGAAAGCCACCGAAGAGTCCTTCGACAATGGTTGGCTGCGCACCGGCGACCTTGGTGAACTCGACAGTGACGGTTACCTTTCCATCACCGGTCGCAAGAAGGACCTCTTGGTGACGGCTGGCGGCAAGAACGTTTCACCCGGCCCGATGGAAGACCGGATCCGCTCTCATTCCATCATCTCGCAGGCGGTGGTCGTTGGCGACGGAAAGTCTTACGTCACGGCGCTTCTGACAGTCGATCCCGAGGTGTTCGAGAAGTGGAAGGCAGACAACGGCAAGCCCGCCGAGGCAACCGTCGCAGAACTGCGTGACGACAAGGATCTTCGAGCAGAGGTGCAGAAGGCGATCGATGACGCTAATTCGGCTGTCTCACATGCCGAGTCGATCAAGAAGTTCGTCATTCTCGATCGGGATCTCACCGAGGAAGACGGCGAAATGACGGCGACGCTCAAGATCAAGCGAAACGTAGTCGTCGACCGTTTCTCCAAGGAGATCGAAGGCATGTACACCAAGAGCTAG